A single Sporosarcina sp. FSL W8-0480 DNA region contains:
- the rpsU gene encoding 30S ribosomal protein S21 translates to MTKTVVRKNESLEDALRRFKRTVSKSGTIQEVRKREFYEKPSVKRKKKSEAARKRKF, encoded by the coding sequence ATGACGAAAACTGTCGTTCGCAAAAATGAATCGCTTGAAGATGCTCTTCGCCGCTTCAAACGTACTGTATCAAAAAGTGGTACAATACAAGAGGTAAGAAAGCGTGAGTTCTACGAGAAGCCAAGTGTCAAACGTAAAAAGAAGTCTGAGGCTGCTCGTAAGCGTAAATTCTAA
- the deoC gene encoding deoxyribose-phosphate aldolase yields MNKNYASYIDHTLLKADAKKDEIITLCEEAKTYSFASVCVNPAWVKTASKLLEGTDVKVCTVIGFPLGASTSEVKAFETKDAINNGATEIDMVINIGALKSGDDEKVGQDIASVVEAAKGKAIVKVIIENSLLTDQEKRKASELSRAAGADFVKTSTGFSTGGATEEDVKLMRGVVGPEMGVKASGGVRSFEDMQKMINAGATRIGASSGVKIMQGLQGESDY; encoded by the coding sequence TTGAATAAGAATTATGCATCGTATATTGATCATACATTACTGAAAGCTGACGCAAAAAAGGATGAAATCATTACATTATGTGAAGAGGCGAAAACGTATTCATTTGCATCTGTTTGTGTCAATCCTGCGTGGGTAAAAACAGCTTCCAAGCTTCTTGAAGGAACAGACGTAAAAGTTTGTACAGTAATCGGTTTTCCCCTTGGTGCTTCAACTTCAGAGGTGAAAGCATTTGAAACGAAAGACGCAATTAATAACGGTGCAACTGAAATCGATATGGTTATCAATATCGGCGCATTAAAAAGCGGCGATGACGAAAAGGTTGGACAAGACATTGCAAGCGTTGTAGAAGCGGCAAAAGGAAAAGCGATTGTAAAAGTAATCATTGAAAACTCTTTGCTTACTGATCAAGAAAAACGGAAAGCTTCTGAATTGTCGAGGGCGGCTGGAGCTGATTTCGTTAAAACGTCAACTGGCTTCTCTACAGGTGGTGCGACTGAGGAAGATGTAAAATTGATGCGTGGAGTAGTAGGCCCGGAAATGGGTGTAAAAGCATCCGGAGGGGTTCGTAGCTTTGAAGACATGCAAAAAATGATTAATGCTGGCGCAACACGTATTGGGGCGAGTTCGGGCGTTAAAATTATGCAAGGATTACAAGGCGAGTCAGATTATTAA
- the mtaB gene encoding tRNA (N(6)-L-threonylcarbamoyladenosine(37)-C(2))-methylthiotransferase MtaB, producing MSSVAFHTLGCKVNHYETEAIWQLFKEAGYDRSDFEKNADVYVINTCTVTNTGDKKSRQVIRRAVRQNPDAVICVTGCYAQTSPAEIMAIPGVDIVVGTQDRTKLLGLIDEYRSERQPINAVRNIMKNRVYEELDVPAFTDRTRASLKIQEGCNNFCTFCIIPWARGLMRSRDPEEVIRQAQQLVDAGYLEIVLTGIHTGGYGEDLKDYNLARLLLDLETKVKGLKRLRISSIEASQLTDEVIDVLRNSSIIVRHLHIPIQSGSNTVLKRMRRKYTMEFFAERLDRLREALPNLAITSDVIVGFPGETEEEFMDTYNFIRDHRFSELHVFPYSKRTGTPAARMEDQIDEDVKNERVHRLIELNDQLAKQYASDFEDEVLEVIPEEKYKLDPESGLYEGYTDNYLKVVFPAEESMVGKIVKVKIVKAGYPYNEGQFVRVVESDEALV from the coding sequence GTGTCTTCTGTTGCATTTCATACATTAGGCTGCAAAGTGAATCATTATGAAACGGAAGCGATCTGGCAACTTTTCAAGGAAGCGGGCTACGACCGTTCCGATTTTGAGAAAAATGCAGACGTCTATGTTATCAATACATGTACGGTTACGAATACTGGCGATAAGAAAAGCCGCCAAGTCATCCGGAGGGCAGTACGTCAAAATCCGGATGCGGTCATTTGTGTAACGGGCTGTTATGCCCAGACATCTCCAGCTGAAATCATGGCGATTCCTGGGGTTGATATTGTCGTCGGTACACAAGATCGTACGAAGTTATTAGGTCTCATCGATGAGTACCGAAGCGAACGTCAACCGATCAATGCTGTCCGCAATATTATGAAAAACAGGGTTTATGAAGAACTTGACGTTCCCGCATTTACGGATCGTACACGTGCATCTTTGAAAATCCAGGAAGGCTGCAACAATTTCTGCACCTTCTGTATCATTCCTTGGGCTCGCGGCCTAATGCGTTCAAGGGACCCTGAAGAAGTCATTCGCCAAGCACAACAGCTTGTTGATGCTGGCTATCTTGAAATCGTCCTAACGGGAATCCATACGGGTGGCTATGGAGAAGATTTGAAAGACTATAACCTGGCCCGTCTATTACTCGACCTTGAAACGAAAGTAAAAGGCTTAAAAAGGCTTCGTATCAGCTCCATTGAAGCAAGTCAATTAACAGACGAAGTGATTGACGTCCTTCGGAATTCTTCTATAATCGTGCGCCATTTGCATATCCCGATTCAATCAGGATCCAATACGGTGCTAAAACGTATGAGAAGAAAATATACAATGGAATTCTTCGCTGAACGTTTAGATCGATTACGCGAAGCTTTGCCGAATCTCGCAATAACATCTGATGTCATCGTAGGCTTCCCTGGTGAGACTGAAGAAGAATTCATGGACACTTATAATTTCATCAGAGACCATAGATTCTCTGAATTGCACGTATTCCCTTATTCGAAACGGACAGGAACACCAGCTGCACGCATGGAAGATCAAATTGATGAAGACGTGAAAAACGAACGTGTTCACCGTTTAATCGAGTTGAACGACCAGTTAGCGAAGCAATATGCCTCTGATTTCGAAGATGAAGTACTTGAAGTCATTCCAGAGGAAAAGTATAAGCTTGACCCTGAAAGCGGTCTGTATGAGGGCTATACTGACAATTATTTAAAAGTTGTTTTCCCAGCGGAAGAGTCAATGGTCGGTAAAATTGTTAAAGTGAAGATTGTAAAAGCAGGTTATCCATATAATGAAGGCCAATTCGTGCGTGTTGTAGAATCGGACGAAGCGCTTGTATAA
- a CDS encoding 16S rRNA (uracil(1498)-N(3))-methyltransferase, producing the protein MQRYFLDTSFDKDGKAMIQGEDGKHIVKVMRMDVGDRIIAVSNGEAFISKIIELVSDGVLITREEGTLASNEMPVKVTIACGLPKGDKLDLIVQKGTELGMKAVIPFEAERSIVKWDSKKGDKKVERLRKIAKEAAEQCHRTVIPEVKAPLSFKKLLEAAEIYDVRLFADEEDAKSTEPNRIADRLKNVYHKQSVLVVFGPEGGLSRKEADSLVSAGFLSVSLGPRILRTETAPLYLLSAVSYEFE; encoded by the coding sequence TTGCAACGCTATTTTCTTGATACCTCTTTCGACAAAGATGGAAAAGCGATGATTCAAGGTGAAGATGGTAAACATATTGTCAAGGTCATGAGGATGGATGTTGGAGATCGTATCATCGCGGTCAGTAATGGAGAGGCGTTTATATCGAAAATTATAGAGTTAGTATCGGACGGGGTACTTATCACCCGTGAAGAAGGAACGCTTGCCTCCAATGAAATGCCAGTTAAAGTGACGATTGCATGTGGCTTACCTAAAGGGGATAAGCTTGACTTAATTGTCCAAAAAGGTACTGAACTTGGCATGAAAGCAGTCATTCCTTTTGAAGCAGAACGATCGATCGTTAAATGGGACAGTAAAAAAGGCGATAAGAAAGTGGAGCGGTTACGTAAAATTGCGAAGGAAGCAGCGGAGCAATGTCATCGGACCGTTATCCCAGAAGTGAAAGCTCCTCTCTCATTCAAAAAGCTTTTAGAGGCGGCCGAAATCTATGATGTACGGTTATTTGCTGATGAAGAGGATGCCAAAAGTACCGAACCTAATAGGATTGCAGATAGGCTTAAAAACGTGTATCATAAACAGTCGGTACTAGTTGTTTTCGGGCCTGAAGGCGGGTTGTCCAGAAAAGAAGCGGATTCGCTAGTTTCTGCCGGATTTCTCTCGGTCTCATTAGGACCCCGGATACTTAGGACGGAAACAGCACCTTTATATCTATTGTCCGCAGTGTCATACGAATTTGAATGA
- the prmA gene encoding 50S ribosomal protein L11 methyltransferase — protein MKWSEISIHTTHEATEAVANILHEAGASGVIIEDSNEPDRIHEDRFGEIYELKKEDFPSEGVIVKAYLPTNSFLIETVKEISESVDKLVEYGLDVGINLVQTSEVDEEDWATAWKKYYHPVKISSRFTIVPTWEDYVPVESDELIIELDPGMAFGTGTHPTTVLCLQALEKYVKKGDSVIDVGTGSGVLSIGAALLGASQVHALDLDEVAVTAAKENIILNNVQHIVEVTHGNLLDSVKEPASIIVANILAEVIMTFTEDAYSILPDNGLFIASGIIAQKRDLVRDDLIEKGFEIVESVLMEDWVAIIASKRSV, from the coding sequence TTGAAGTGGTCTGAAATCTCCATCCATACAACACATGAAGCGACCGAAGCGGTTGCCAATATCTTGCATGAAGCAGGAGCAAGTGGAGTCATAATTGAAGATTCGAATGAACCCGACCGCATCCATGAAGATCGCTTCGGGGAAATCTATGAGTTGAAAAAAGAAGATTTCCCTTCTGAGGGTGTCATTGTCAAAGCTTATTTACCAACGAATAGTTTTTTAATAGAAACTGTAAAAGAAATTAGTGAATCCGTAGACAAATTAGTTGAATATGGCTTAGATGTCGGTATTAATTTGGTTCAAACAAGTGAAGTGGATGAAGAAGATTGGGCTACTGCTTGGAAGAAATATTACCACCCGGTGAAAATCTCAAGCAGGTTCACAATCGTACCTACTTGGGAAGATTACGTTCCTGTCGAATCAGACGAATTGATCATTGAACTGGATCCCGGGATGGCATTTGGAACCGGGACTCATCCAACAACAGTCCTCTGTCTACAGGCGCTTGAAAAGTACGTTAAAAAAGGTGACTCCGTCATTGATGTTGGAACCGGTTCAGGCGTATTGTCAATCGGTGCTGCTCTCTTAGGTGCATCGCAAGTTCATGCATTGGACCTTGATGAAGTTGCGGTAACTGCCGCAAAAGAAAATATAATATTGAATAATGTCCAACATATTGTAGAAGTGACTCACGGAAATTTATTGGACTCCGTGAAGGAACCGGCATCAATAATTGTCGCAAACATTCTTGCGGAAGTGATAATGACCTTTACGGAAGACGCTTATTCCATTTTACCTGATAATGGTCTGTTCATCGCATCGGGAATTATTGCCCAAAAACGCGATCTTGTAAGGGATGACCTTATTGAAAAAGGGTTTGAAATCGTTGAGTCTGTTTTAATGGAAGACTGGGTTGCAATCATCGCATCCAAAAGGAGTGTGTAA
- the dnaJ gene encoding molecular chaperone DnaJ — protein MSKRDFYEVLGVSKTASKEEIRKAYRKLSKQYHPDLNKEAGAEEKFKEVTEAFETLSDESKRANYDRFGHSDPNQGFGGFGGGFGGGSADGFGFEDIFSTFFGGGSTRRRDPNAPRKGDDLQYTMTVDFMEAVFGKETEVEIPREETCDTCDGSGAKKGTPVNTCSHCSGTGQISVTQNTPLGQMVNRRTCPHCQGTGKIIPEKCNTCHGSGRVTKRKKIKVTIPAGIDDGQQLRVSGQGEAGVNGGPAGNLYIVFRVKDHESFVREGDDIFLEVPVTFPQLALGDEIEVPTVHGNVKLKVPAGTQTGTNFRLRGKGVKNVHGQGQGDQHVILKVVTPKKMTEKQKELLREFASIGGNSPDEYSSSLFDKIKRTLKGD, from the coding sequence ATGAGTAAACGAGATTTTTATGAAGTGCTTGGCGTATCGAAAACGGCAAGCAAAGAAGAAATCAGGAAAGCTTATAGGAAACTATCGAAACAATATCACCCTGACTTGAATAAAGAAGCTGGAGCAGAAGAAAAGTTTAAAGAAGTAACAGAAGCATTTGAAACATTAAGTGACGAAAGCAAACGTGCAAATTACGACAGATTCGGTCATTCAGACCCTAACCAAGGATTCGGTGGATTTGGAGGCGGCTTCGGTGGCGGCTCAGCAGATGGTTTCGGCTTTGAAGACATCTTCAGCACGTTCTTTGGCGGCGGAAGCACAAGACGTCGAGATCCAAACGCCCCAAGAAAAGGCGACGACCTTCAATATACAATGACAGTCGATTTCATGGAAGCAGTTTTCGGTAAAGAAACTGAAGTCGAAATACCTAGAGAAGAGACATGTGATACTTGTGATGGATCGGGCGCTAAAAAAGGAACACCTGTCAACACTTGTTCGCACTGTAGTGGAACTGGACAGATTTCAGTCACCCAAAACACACCACTTGGCCAAATGGTAAATCGCCGTACATGTCCACACTGTCAAGGTACAGGGAAAATCATACCTGAAAAATGTAACACATGCCATGGTTCCGGAAGAGTGACGAAACGGAAGAAGATTAAAGTTACAATTCCTGCTGGTATCGATGACGGACAGCAGCTTCGCGTATCCGGTCAAGGTGAGGCAGGGGTAAATGGCGGACCCGCCGGGAATCTGTATATCGTATTCCGAGTGAAAGATCATGAAAGTTTCGTCCGTGAAGGCGATGATATTTTTCTTGAAGTACCTGTTACATTCCCGCAATTGGCATTAGGAGATGAGATTGAAGTTCCGACCGTACATGGAAACGTGAAATTGAAAGTACCTGCAGGCACACAAACAGGAACAAATTTCCGTCTGCGCGGAAAAGGAGTAAAAAATGTCCATGGTCAAGGGCAAGGTGACCAACATGTAATTCTCAAAGTAGTTACTCCTAAGAAAATGACCGAAAAACAAAAGGAACTTCTTCGTGAATTCGCTTCAATCGGCGGAAACTCACCTGACGAATACTCAAGCTCTCTATTTGACAAAATCAAACGTACACTAAAAGGCGACTGA
- the dnaK gene encoding molecular chaperone DnaK, with translation MSKIIGIDLGTTNSVVAVYEGGEAKVIPNPEGNRTTPSVVAFKNGERQVGEVAKRQSITNPNTIMSVKRHMGSDYKVKVEDKEYTPQEVSAMILQYMKGYAEEYLGEKVTKAVITVPAYFNDAQRQATKDAGTIAGLEVERIINEPTAAALAYGLDKADEDETILVYDLGGGTFDVSILELGDGVFQVRATAGDNKLGGDDFDDVIIEYLVQEFRKENAIDLSKDKMAMQRLKDAAEKAKKDLSGVTSTQISLPFITAGEAGPLHLEISLTRAKFDELTAHLVERSMVPTRQAMKDADLSPSEIDRVILVGGSTRIPAVQEAIKKETGKEPFKGVNPDEVVAMGAAVQGSIIRGDVKDVVLLDVTPLSLGIETMGGVFTKLIERNTTIPTSKSQVFSTAADNQPAVDIHVLQGERPMAADNKTLGRFQLTDIPPAPRGIPQIEVTFDIDKNGIVTVKAKDLGTQKEQNITIQSSSGLSDDEIERMVKDAEANAEEDKKRKEEADLKNDADQLVFMAEKTLKDLEGKVSEDEVKKVEDAKEELKAAIEANNLEDMRTKKTALEEIVQQMTMKLYEQAAAESQAQGEAGEEASGKPQDDGVVDADFEEVEDDKKN, from the coding sequence ATGAGCAAAATTATCGGTATTGACTTAGGAACTACAAACTCTGTAGTAGCAGTATATGAAGGTGGAGAGGCAAAGGTCATTCCTAACCCAGAAGGTAACCGTACAACTCCTTCAGTAGTGGCATTTAAAAACGGCGAACGCCAAGTTGGTGAAGTGGCTAAACGTCAATCCATTACAAACCCTAACACAATCATGTCCGTTAAGAGACATATGGGCTCTGACTATAAAGTAAAAGTAGAAGATAAAGAGTACACTCCTCAAGAAGTTTCTGCAATGATCCTTCAATACATGAAAGGTTATGCAGAAGAATACTTAGGCGAAAAAGTGACAAAAGCGGTCATTACTGTACCAGCTTATTTCAATGATGCACAACGCCAAGCAACAAAAGATGCTGGTACAATTGCTGGCCTCGAAGTAGAACGGATCATCAACGAGCCGACAGCCGCAGCATTGGCATATGGCTTAGATAAAGCAGATGAGGATGAAACAATCCTTGTTTATGACCTTGGAGGCGGTACATTCGACGTTTCCATCCTTGAACTTGGCGATGGCGTATTCCAAGTACGTGCTACAGCAGGGGACAATAAATTGGGTGGGGACGACTTTGATGATGTCATTATCGAGTACCTTGTTCAAGAGTTCCGTAAAGAAAATGCAATTGACCTTTCAAAAGACAAAATGGCAATGCAACGTTTGAAAGATGCAGCGGAAAAAGCGAAAAAAGACCTTTCTGGTGTTACTTCCACACAAATTTCCTTACCGTTCATCACTGCGGGCGAAGCTGGACCATTGCACCTTGAAATATCATTGACACGTGCTAAATTCGATGAGTTGACTGCACACTTAGTTGAACGTTCAATGGTACCAACACGTCAAGCGATGAAAGATGCTGATCTATCACCGTCTGAAATTGACCGTGTAATCCTTGTTGGTGGGTCAACTCGTATTCCGGCAGTACAAGAAGCAATTAAGAAGGAAACTGGAAAAGAACCATTCAAAGGTGTAAACCCAGACGAAGTTGTAGCGATGGGTGCGGCTGTTCAAGGTTCAATCATTCGCGGAGATGTGAAAGATGTTGTATTGCTTGACGTCACGCCGCTTTCACTTGGTATTGAAACAATGGGTGGAGTGTTCACAAAATTGATTGAGCGCAACACAACAATCCCTACAAGCAAATCACAGGTGTTCTCGACTGCTGCAGACAACCAACCGGCTGTTGACATCCATGTCCTACAAGGTGAGCGTCCAATGGCAGCGGACAATAAAACACTCGGTCGTTTCCAATTGACGGATATTCCACCAGCTCCACGAGGAATTCCACAAATTGAAGTAACATTTGATATCGACAAAAACGGTATCGTTACAGTAAAAGCGAAAGACCTTGGTACTCAAAAAGAACAAAACATTACAATCCAATCGAGCTCAGGTCTATCCGATGACGAAATTGAGCGCATGGTGAAAGACGCAGAAGCAAATGCTGAAGAGGACAAAAAACGTAAAGAAGAAGCGGACTTGAAAAATGACGCGGACCAACTCGTTTTCATGGCTGAAAAGACATTGAAGGATCTCGAAGGCAAAGTATCCGAAGACGAAGTGAAAAAAGTTGAGGATGCAAAAGAAGAGTTGAAAGCAGCTATCGAAGCTAACAATTTGGAAGATATGCGTACGAAGAAAACAGCTTTGGAAGAAATTGTACAGCAAATGACGATGAAATTATATGAACAAGCTGCTGCAGAATCACAAGCTCAAGGTGAAGCGGGTGAAGAAGCTTCCGGTAAGCCACAGGATGACGGCGTTGTAGATGCCGATTTTGAAGAAGTTGAAGATGATAAGAAAAACTAA
- the grpE gene encoding nucleotide exchange factor GrpE, translating to MNEKMNDVENAAIDEQEEVSTDSAVLETEQETTSGVEESLEETNEEIDEKDAKISELESKLQEEENKLLRVLADFENAKRRATLDKEALNKYKAQSLLTNLLPVLDNFERALAVETKTDEATSLMTGMDMIYRSLIDALKGEGLVEIEALDKEFDPNFHQAVMTGSDPDKSSGIVLEELQKGYMLKDRVLRPTMVKVNE from the coding sequence GTGAATGAGAAAATGAATGATGTAGAAAATGCTGCGATTGATGAACAAGAGGAAGTAAGTACTGACTCCGCAGTTTTGGAGACGGAACAGGAAACAACTTCCGGCGTTGAGGAAAGCTTGGAAGAGACGAATGAGGAAATTGATGAAAAAGATGCAAAGATAAGTGAGTTGGAATCGAAATTACAAGAAGAGGAAAACAAGCTTTTACGGGTGTTAGCTGATTTCGAAAATGCCAAAAGAAGGGCAACCCTCGATAAAGAAGCTTTGAACAAGTACAAGGCGCAAAGCTTGCTGACGAATCTATTGCCGGTTCTTGACAATTTTGAACGTGCTCTTGCAGTAGAAACGAAAACTGATGAGGCAACATCACTTATGACAGGAATGGATATGATTTACCGCAGCTTAATTGATGCGCTAAAAGGTGAAGGACTTGTCGAAATCGAGGCATTAGATAAGGAGTTCGATCCTAATTTCCATCAAGCGGTTATGACAGGAAGTGACCCCGATAAGTCTTCAGGCATCGTGCTTGAGGAACTTCAGAAAGGGTATATGTTAAAGGATCGTGTGCTTCGACCTACCATGGTTAAAGTAAACGAATAA
- the hrcA gene encoding heat-inducible transcriptional repressor HrcA: MLTNRQLLILQLTVNDFIESAQPVGSRQLSKKPEAPYSPATIRNEMADLEELGYLEKTHTSSGRVPSEKGYRFYVDHLLTPEKLTVEDSIQLRSIFQDSVLEKEELIRNSAKIISELTNYTSILLGPDTLMHSVKKFSIVPLDETKAVAIIVTDNGHVENRIFDVPKGMVASDIEKMVNILNERLVGTPLSLLQNKLAREAKMVFEQHVHHAGDLFASFQRAMTIKPEERLYFGGKMNMMKQPEFNDLQKMKMFFELMENGTTAFNFFRDDKKGIHVRIGSENELDAMEDCSVITANYSAGNNLSGSIAIIGPKRMDYGKVITMLDILSGNLSQALDNLGK, from the coding sequence ATGTTGACAAACAGACAATTGCTTATATTGCAACTGACGGTTAACGACTTCATCGAATCCGCTCAACCTGTCGGATCAAGGCAGTTATCTAAAAAACCGGAGGCCCCCTACAGCCCCGCAACCATTCGCAATGAAATGGCTGATTTGGAGGAACTTGGTTATCTTGAGAAGACCCATACATCCTCAGGCAGGGTTCCATCCGAAAAAGGTTACCGTTTCTACGTCGACCACTTGTTGACGCCAGAAAAGTTAACGGTGGAAGATAGCATTCAATTACGCTCTATTTTTCAGGACAGTGTCTTGGAAAAAGAAGAGCTGATCCGCAATTCCGCAAAAATCATATCTGAATTGACGAACTATACGTCAATCCTTTTAGGGCCAGACACATTGATGCACTCGGTGAAGAAATTCTCTATTGTCCCATTAGATGAAACAAAAGCTGTAGCAATCATCGTTACAGACAATGGACATGTTGAAAATCGGATATTTGATGTACCTAAAGGCATGGTGGCTTCAGATATTGAAAAAATGGTCAACATTTTAAACGAAAGGCTTGTAGGAACTCCGTTGAGTCTCCTGCAGAACAAGCTTGCTCGGGAAGCAAAAATGGTGTTTGAACAGCATGTCCATCATGCCGGTGACCTATTTGCCTCATTCCAACGGGCTATGACAATTAAACCAGAGGAACGACTGTATTTCGGCGGCAAAATGAACATGATGAAACAGCCGGAATTCAATGATCTTCAAAAAATGAAGATGTTTTTCGAGTTGATGGAGAATGGTACAACTGCGTTTAACTTTTTCCGAGATGACAAGAAGGGGATTCATGTACGAATCGGTTCTGAAAATGAGCTTGATGCGATGGAAGATTGCAGTGTAATTACTGCAAATTATTCGGCCGGCAATAATTTGTCCGGATCCATAGCGATCATTGGACCGAAACGGATGGATTATGGAAAAGTCATCACGATGCTCGATATCTTAAGTGGTAACTTATCGCAGGCGTTGGATAATTTAGGAAAATGA
- the hemW gene encoding radical SAM family heme chaperone HemW, translating into MRGMYIHIPFCHQICHYCDFNKVFFKNQPVDEYIESIGNELAVMKDEGHSFENLETVFLGGGTPTALSEKQLERLLEIIHHYVDVSSLKEFSTEANPDELTNGKLSVLKSGGVGRLSIGVQSFDTELLKRIGRTHGADDPIKVIENARKIGFENISIDLIYGLPGQTTEQWEDTLNKALSLDLPHYSGYSLIVEPKTVFYNLMNKGKLPLPGEDMEANMFSMLIDRMEKAGRRQYEISNFSIQGKESIHNLIYWENDEYAGIGAGAHGYVKGQRYANLGPLKKYMESTDNGMRPIMNQHEVTIIEAMEEEMFLGLRKTDGVSFHAFESKFGKTLPEVYGSVIEALSNKDLVQISENHIKLTKKGIFRGNEVFQEFLN; encoded by the coding sequence ATGCGTGGCATGTATATTCATATTCCTTTCTGCCATCAAATTTGCCATTACTGCGATTTCAACAAAGTTTTTTTTAAAAACCAACCGGTAGACGAGTATATCGAATCGATAGGAAATGAATTAGCCGTCATGAAAGATGAAGGGCATTCATTCGAAAATCTTGAAACGGTTTTCTTAGGTGGAGGAACACCGACAGCATTATCTGAAAAGCAATTGGAACGTTTACTCGAAATAATCCACCACTATGTAGATGTAAGTTCCCTTAAAGAATTTTCAACCGAAGCAAATCCAGATGAATTGACAAACGGAAAACTATCAGTTTTGAAAAGTGGCGGTGTCGGCCGACTAAGCATTGGTGTCCAGTCATTCGATACAGAGCTTTTAAAAAGGATCGGCAGAACACACGGTGCAGACGATCCGATTAAAGTAATCGAAAATGCCCGGAAGATAGGTTTTGAAAACATTAGCATCGATCTTATTTATGGTTTACCTGGACAAACGACCGAACAATGGGAAGATACACTTAATAAGGCGTTATCGCTCGACCTTCCACATTATTCCGGATACTCACTCATAGTTGAACCAAAAACCGTCTTCTATAACTTGATGAATAAAGGGAAGCTCCCTTTGCCCGGTGAAGATATGGAAGCGAACATGTTTTCCATGCTAATCGATCGTATGGAGAAAGCCGGTAGACGACAATATGAAATCAGCAATTTCTCAATCCAAGGAAAAGAATCCATACATAATCTAATCTATTGGGAGAATGATGAATATGCAGGAATTGGCGCTGGCGCCCACGGGTATGTAAAAGGTCAAAGATACGCAAACTTGGGACCTTTGAAAAAGTACATGGAAAGCACAGATAATGGAATGCGCCCGATCATGAATCAACATGAAGTCACTATTATCGAAGCAATGGAGGAAGAAATGTTCCTTGGCCTTCGAAAAACAGACGGTGTTTCATTCCATGCTTTTGAATCTAAATTTGGTAAAACATTACCCGAAGTGTATGGGTCCGTTATCGAAGCGCTATCCAATAAAGATCTCGTTCAGATTTCCGAAAATCATATTAAATTGACAAAGAAAGGCATCTTCAGAGGTAACGAAGTATTCCAGGAATTTCTTAACTGA